Part of the Quercus robur chromosome 5, dhQueRobu3.1, whole genome shotgun sequence genome, gtgcccttgctgataccacatctgagttTCTTTGGTTACGATGGCTTCTCAAAGATTTAGGTGTGtccacatcctctgctactcctctttattgtgacaaccagagtgccattcatattgcacacaatgatgtcttccatgaacggactaaacacatcgagatcgattgtcattttatccgttatcatcttgtccatggtgctctcaagttGATCTCAGTctcctctaaagatcaacttatagatatcttcaccaagtcataTCCTAAGGGACATCTTCGTATTTTGGTTGACAaactcaagttggtctcacatccaccttgagtttgaggggggctgttaatgtgtattagggtatgtgggctttaggcccaccttgtttacttgtataacacacttacttgtactgcacactctACCtactatataaaggcactcatgtatattctattacttgagaaatacaatacaattcattcagtatttctaacattgcCAAATTCACCCAAGCTAAGGTCCAAGTGAGGTGAATAACCACATGAAGTCATGttcttgtaagttgtaacataTTCTCTCTTGTCAAtggatgcttctttttttcccttttcatatTTCTTAGGAGGTGTTTAgttgtattgtttaaacaacaattttcgtTGTTTAAAGAACATAACACATATTTCCATAAtacttttttactcacacatatttccaaaacaCTTAAATAACGTAAATAGAACAATATTATTAAACAGACCCTTAAGGATAtctttttttgtcttgttttgatagtctttttatttaaaaaaaaaaaaaaacaatcataatcATTAATGGTTTGCTTGACTAAGAAAGTAAATTATGGCCTTATTGGTAGCGGTTCAaagtattgttgtttaaaatgtgaaaattatagttaaaaaagtattataaaaacaCATATTTAAAATGCATGTGTTTTGGACCatatttcaaataacatgtatttaaaataaCCGAGAatgttaatgttttttttacaaaaagttGAACTTGTCTGACAACTACTGTACACttactaatattttaattacTATTTAATTCTACCATATTACCGTTAGACTATCTTCCACACTGCACTTTACTTCCTTTTCTTCCAAATCCTCTTGCTCATACTATTAGACTTAATCTTCTCTGCTCATACTATCAAACTTGAACAATAATATTTTCTGCTCATATCATCAAACTTGAACAATCCAAACTCAAACtcaacaaccaacatcaaattTCACAACTCACAGAACAACAATAGCCACATCAAATTTGTACCCAATAACCAACTCTCACCACAACAActatttttacatcaaatttGTACCCAAACCCACGGTACCCACATCAAATTTTTGCAACCCACTCAACTTTAGCTACACCCAATACTCATtatcaaccaaataaaaatggGGAAATTTTAGTcatagccccccccccccccccaaaaaaagtatatataataataataaagaagctaaataaggggaaaataaaaagggacaAAAAGAGGAATAAATGGCACTGGTGGCTTCAGCGGTGGTGGACCTCTCGTGCGACTTGGTTGCCAGCGGTGGAAGGCCAATGGGTCTCAGCCATGGCTTAGCCCAGTACTAAGAGAGCAAGATGATAGAGGCATAGAGACAAGACTGCTATGGAGTTGGGTTTCAAAAAGAGATGAGGGAGGGATGGAGCTTGGTTGGCTtgggatgaagaagaagagagagcaaaGAGGGACGTGGGACAAGGCTGtgggagaaaagagaaaagagagaaataaggtttttaactttttatataatGTCAGATATGCATGGGTCCgatgaaatttaaaatatttacaataaCATCATTCACATTGCTGCTCAGCTTGTTTAGTAAGAGATATTTAGTAAAGTTAtttaagtattgtgaaaatatgtatgatgaaaaattgttgtgaaaataattgttatgttgtttaaacaacaataccaAACAGACCCTCAAATACTTGAAAACTGCTATGAAtatgtattttcaaaataatagtGTTTAAACAACTTAAATTGAGAACCATAATTCATATATTCttaattgaaatgaaaaatctcTTATCAAACACACTTTTTGTAAGGCTAATATTTAGGAGGGTTTGATAGaagagtttgagtaatgttgttttggtgtttttgatatacgtgtggatgaaaaagtgtataaatgtatttaaaatgctaaaaaattacttaaaatgcCCTACCAAACGGGCCTAAACACTAAAAGTAATTGTTTAAATATTCATACCAATCACGCACTTAGCCCCCACCAAGTCCctgctcccaaaaaaaaaaaacacactagCCCCACAAAGCATAGTATACATCTTTACATAAACTGTTTTGCAATAGAGGCTTGTGGGGACAACTATAAAATGATGACAACTAAGGGACAGtgacaatttttcaaaaaaaaaaaaaaaaaacttataaaaattgcAGCACCATTGTTCATTGAAATCCGTAGAGTTTTCAGCGAGGATAACAAAAAAGATTACGATGTAGGCTATTTCTGGCAGCATTTGATGCACTTCAATCAATAGTCATGCCAAGGGGTCCTATACAGTTTACACATAGATTATTATTCCTCAATATTTGTCCTTCTTCGGAACCTCAAATTTGTCAAGTTAATCGAATTGCATTTCAGAGTAAGGTGACAGATTGAAAGACATGTAGACCATATAAAAAGAACACTCTTGCTAAAAAATGGTATATGCTCAAGATACGTGATTGTGCTATATCTGAAAACGTGCATTATTCAGATGCTATTCTAGGTATTTGGCATTGTAAAGCACATGCATGATATACAAACACTAATTGGAAATTTTACATTTGAATACGTTTCATTGAAATAATGATggtatatattttaaaagaaatcatAGCTCAAAGAAGTAAATCACACTAGTCCAATTACTAGAAAATACAATGAGAATGGAAATGATCAAATGAACAGTCAATGTCTTGTCAATCCTAGCCAGTGCCACCAAGAATAGCCTTGAGCTTCTTAACTTGGGCATCGTCAAGAAAAGTGGTTTTTTCCACCAATGCAGAAGTTAAGTTGTTGCCAAATAAAGCAAAAGCCGTTATTTGGAGGCCAGGATTTGGACTACTGAGGCTAGCAATAGCAGTGGCTGGTTTCCCACCAGCATTTGCTTGAAAATGCAACAACCCTTGTGGGAAAACCATTATATCTCCCTTGTGAACTGTCTTCACGTAAACGGAATTAGCCGATGAAATGAATCCAGCAGTGATAGAACCATGCAAAACCACTAGAACTTCAGAAGCACCAGGGTGAGTATGCAATGGAATAACACCACCCGGTGCTAGGTCCAGGCGTGCTAGAGAGAGACCAAGCCCATTCACGCCGGGGAATTGAGCTACAAATGCAGGGGTCACAGCAGCCTTTATTATGTTTGAGGTGTTTCCAGCCTTGGCTAAGCCAGAAAACACAAAGTCATCAACTGTGACCTTAGCTTCAGTTTTGCAAGGATAGCCTGCAGGGCCATCTGGGCCTTTCAGATTTGCAACACAGAAGTCTTGAACTAAAGCATTGGTGGAGGATAAGAGGATAAAGAGGAGGAAGAGAATTTGATGCATTTTCATGtctattttcagtttttggaATGTGGTATCTTGATGGGTTTGTTTAGTTTATATAGAACTTGTACATAGATGGGGACAAAAATTATGGTCATGCCGAAGCTGGCTATACAGTGATTGATGAATAAAAGAGAGCCACAACTTCAATTTTGTGAA contains:
- the LOC126724909 gene encoding auxin-binding protein ABP19a-like, whose amino-acid sequence is MKMHQILFLLFILLSSTNALVQDFCVANLKGPDGPAGYPCKTEAKVTVDDFVFSGLAKAGNTSNIIKAAVTPAFVAQFPGVNGLGLSLARLDLAPGGVIPLHTHPGASEVLVVLHGSITAGFISSANSVYVKTVHKGDIMVFPQGLLHFQANAGGKPATAIASLSSPNPGLQITAFALFGNNLTSALVEKTTFLDDAQVKKLKAILGGTG